taataaagaaaaacagaggcaCTTTTGAATTGCATAGGTTGAGACTTTTGTTTTAAGCTTAAACTTGGCAGGTCACCAAATGGATGGGAAAGGGACCATTCCATGGTTAGAGTAAAGTAGGGGTACTGGCCCAGTATGCCAGACTGGGAAATATTGCTGGGAACCTTGAGGGGTTTATAAATAGCTGGGTTTAATTTCCCAGCAGAAGTAAAAACTGATGCTTTGTACCCTACAGATTTTGGACTACTTGGCTAAAGCTGAAGGGCTGGTGGGTAAATAGTGTAAAGGACAAGAGAAATGAGTGTTGGTAGATGAGCAAGGAGGCAAAGATAGTCTCAGCTTATATCCTTCCTGCTTTGGAGTATGGGGAGTTCCTGAGAATCAAGGACACCCTGGAGCCCAGTGCTTGAAAGAATCCAGTTTCTCTAAGCTCAGCACTCAAAACTTCCTCAGGGCCAGCTGATCAGACCCAAATCCTTGCTCATGTCTGACCACAAGAAGTGTTTCCCAAGCTGCCTCACTGGACAGCTACCCAATAAGGGTATGACTTTGAGGggttaaaacaaaacattataaGTCTTTTTTCCTCATCCTTCTATTAGCCTCAGGGTCAAAAGGAAGTTGAAATCACCAAACCCAAAGTCACAGAAATAGTCCTACTTGGAAATAACCAAAATGGGAAGTCGTTCAGAAGAAAGTCTAGAAAGGTCCATTTTCTGACTGTAACTTAGGTCATTTTACAATGAGAAGTGCATGAGGGAGCTCTGGCCTTTTGGGGGTGGGTCTGTGCTTCAGGTGGTTTTATTGTCAGATCTGGAGTGCATTTGCTGACTGCTTTTTATTTATCTGGGAATATAAGCAGATGTTTCTTGgcctcttgactttttttttttttttttgagacggagtttctctcttgttgcccaggctggagtgcagtggtgtgatctcggctcaccgcaaccgccacctcctgggttcaagtgattctcctgcctcagcctcccgagtagctgtgattacaggcatgcgccaccatgcctatctaattttgtatttttagtagagatggggtttctctatgtcggtcaggctgatctcgaactcccgacctcaggtgatccgcccgccttggcctcccagaatgctgggattacaggcatgagccaccgcgcctggctgactTTCTTGTGTAAAGAATGGTATTTTCGCCTATGAAACTATAAGGGAATGAAACTTGGTGAGCAAAATAAAGCTaaactaaaatactaaaatgaaACCATTTAAATCCTAGAGAGAAATCACTTAAAATCTTACCCCCTCAAGACCTAGGCTATACAATTATAAGGTCTTCGAACAGGAAATACTAAAGACATCTTGAGCCTAGGGAAAGAAGTGGGAGACATATAAAAAGTGTCCAAGCAGCCCCTGAATTCCCCCCTGAGGAATGCATGAAGGAAGGGCATCCTTTTTCAGTGGGGatcaatttaataatttaataataaagagTAAAGAGACCCTTTCTGAGGACCATGAGTAGGAAGCCCACGATTTAAACCAGTAGAAAGTATAAATATCCCAAAATTAACTGGGGAAAAGATCTGTGCTCCAATTAGATTCACAACTTCAAAAATCCCCCAACCCAATCTCTGGAATCAGACAGTCCTAGATATAAATCCTTGCTCTTTCACTTACCACCTCTGTGACTTTGGtgaagtcacttaatctctccatgattcagtcatcttaTCTTAAAAATGGCAATTACAAGAGTACTTCTCTCAAAGAGGTAAATGACTGAATAATGATATAGGTAAAGCACTTAGTACAATGCTTagtacatagtaagtactcagtgaatagtagctgttattaaaaagtaagggtgggccaggtgtggtggctcatgcctgtaatcccagcactttgggaggccgaagtgggtgaatcacgaggtcaggagttcgagaccagcttgaccaacatggtgaaaccctgtttctacaaaagctacaaaaaaatgaaatagccaggtgtggtggcgcatgcctgtaatcccagctacttgggaggctgaggcaggagaattgcttgaccccaggaggtggaggttgcagtgagccgagactgtgccattgcactccagcctgggcgacagggcgagactctgtctcaaaaaaaaaaaaaaaaaaaaaaaaaaaaaaaaaaatggagaggctTCTACAATCCCTGAAGTCCCTGCTACTAGGTTTGGACTAAGTGGCTAAATCTGGATCCCTTCTTTGGGTTAGGTATATGGTTTCCATAGCATTCTGGGtaatgttttctttactttttgtccCCACTGCTGTCCCCTGACCACCAACCCCCAAGTCCCTAGACTAATGCAGAAGCTGtctcatttaatttatatttccacagGTCCTGGCTCAATATGTGGCACATGGAACACAGAGTAAACATTCATTGAACTGAAACCAACAATCCAAGTCACTGCTGGCATTCTCAATCTTGCTTTCATTTCTGGGGTAGGATTTGAATGAGGAATGATGGCTCCATACCCAAAAGAGAGGTTTCCTATCTTATAATTTGTGGTAACCATCACCTGATGTATTATTGTCCCTACTTAAAGGGTTCATTATAGAGTGCAAATCCCTGAAATCAATGTAATTTACTTTGATATAAAAGTAGAGGAGGCCTCTTGGGCTAGACCCATGTGTGGCTCCTCTATTTCAGGATGACTTTTTATTATAGGGACCCCAAGAGAATGATGACCCTCCTTGTTTTAGCTTCAACATCCCTGCATTCTTTTAAAGAATTCCTTGTTGCCTCAGTCACTAATGAAATTATTCCCTTCttgaacatatttttgttttccaatctATACCACCAATTTGGGTAACAAGTTACCTGGGTTGTCTACCTGTGTACACAGTAGGCTTTAGAAcgaattttatcattttatttctaagctttaacccatttatgcctagtgtccCATTACTGGAAcactaagcttgtgggagttatttatatcctcctgctcaaggtcatcgccaaaGTCTGATTTATCACACAAAAAAGTCtgcaacctctggcataaatgggttaatggATACCTTTTTGAACTAGTACTATATTTTATACAAGTGAAAAAGTGCATGTTCACACTATATGTATTATTGTTGCATTATAGAACCACAGACCTCTCTGAACGGTATCTAAACCAAACACAACAACACTTTATTCAACttaatcagatttttaaagtttcaattaTTTTGCCAAACTGAAGTTGCAATTAGGTTGCCCAACGGCTTAGTATTGCCAAACTGGCTGGTTAATTGGAGTACCCCCAGATAGTCATAATTTTATGTCCCCATGGAACATTCATGGTCTCTTGATCAATAGAAGCAAATTTATTATGAGTTTCACTTCCTTAAAAGGTATTTCCTTCGGTCACTAAAGTTTGAATTAACTAGATTTTAGTGTGACCTTGCTCTTCTGTGGTCAAGGGTTTATAATCATTGTACATACCTAAAGGACCATTTCACTTGTTTGCCCAAAGCGTCTAGTTCAGTGTTCTGCATACAATGAATTCCTTTTAACTAAGTGCctttttttggttctgtttttcaaCTAGTAGTCACAGTtcaaaaggaaaaggggaaagtgcaaatttggtaacactgtttctGACCTACGTGATAACAGGGCAAAAGGGGAGGGGTGTTATAAAAATACTCTGTGTATTGCTCTGTGTAGTCCTAGTTAGGAAGCCTGGAGAAAAAGAGTGGGACATCTTCCTCATTACAGGTTTGATTCAAACCCTTGTGTGGCTCAGAATGCCCTTGTATTAAGTAGCAGGATTAGGCCTCTCCCCATATCAGATGAATGGAAAAAACCACTGTTGCACAGGAGTCCATGGTAGCGTACAAATGAGCTGCCATTTCCCAACTAGCTTATCTTCTCCTTGGTGTGGTTCAAGGCAATTTGGGATACCTTGATCctacctccctctctccccttttcttccatctctctgtttcttctcttggGCAGTTCCCACCCGCCCATCTCTGCCATCATTGCCTGCCTACATAGTCCTTAAGCTAGCATCCACAGGCTTCTGGCCATTAGGGAGATGCATGGCTACCTCATACATATGCAGACAATGGAAAGCTTCCGTAATTGAATTTAGGGAGAGAACAAGAGAGCATGAGTGAGAGCAAGGGTAATAGAGAGTTCTTTTTCTCCCAAAACATACCTGAAAGTCATAAGCAGAATATGGTGGCAGGTGAGGAGGGCTATGGTAGTAGGTATTGTAGGATGTCACTTGGGGATGAGCATAGTAAGAAACTGTTGGATGGGTATTTTCAACAGAGCAGTTCAGTGCTGGGAGAGTTGGGTTCtgtagaaaaacacaaattagaaaCAACATAAACAGTCGTCACTAggagaatggttaaataaacttgGTACAtctatactatggaatactatgcagctattgATAAACAATGATGTGGACCTATTTAGAGAAAGTTGTCCAGGATATATTTTTATGGTTTAAAAGCCATTATGTTATATTAATATAGCATGATTTcaatttatgctttaaaaaaagaccCCCAAAATTATACATGTATGTACGTTTGTAAGTGCAAAGAAATTAACCTGGAAAGATGCATAGCAAACTGTTAACTGTGATTTATCTCTGGGGAGAGTAGTAGAATTAGGAGGTATATAGGGATTCTTAACTTTCTGCTATATATGTCAAAGTGTTTACAACTAATTTGTATTGTGTCATTTTCCCCAAACTTTTTAACTTGAAACATTTAAACCTatagaaaagttgaaattatttgtgtgattttaaaaaacaagaattaaaaagaaaaaaataagactcaaAATGCAAAACATCAAATAGACAAGGCTGAACAAGCTAGTGTTCTTGCTGTGACAGAGTGCGTTCAATCACAAAGAGTTTGTAAAAGTTGTAAGGATTCTTAGAGATCCCAACCTTGCTAAGGGGCTCTCCTGAAGACATTTCTCATCAGCCCTGTAGAGTAGAGGCAAAATTCTAGCAGTGCACAGAAGCCATGAAAGACCAAGAAGAATATATTgatcccccccttttttttttggcaaataaaaTGATGCAgacataattttatatccttttcaCAACATGGTGGTGTGTGTAACCCTTTATGGGTTAAAAATAATCTTGTCCAGAATGGAGGCCCTGTTCTCATCAGAGCCAAAGCACTGCTAAAGGAAGTTACCACTACTCATTAGTTCCCAAGTAGGACTGCTTTGTGCCACATGGGTCAAGGTGTGGGGTAAATGTTTTTTCCATCTTCCATGTCATTGATACCTCCTCCATTCATGTGTATAATTGACAGATGTCTGAAAAATCAGTGTGTCTTCCTTCTGGAACATATCTATAGCACATTAACAGAGAAGCAGAAGCTTCCTCTCAAGTGATGAAAATGTGTAGGCAGGCTTTGGCAGTCACAAAGGCAACCATGTTAGGGTGTTGGCAGGGGGAAACTCCCTTCCAGCAAGTTTCAACACAGTTCTGTTGCTCTCTTCCTTGGAGTGGGTTACTGTTTACATCTCTAGGAGGTTTGAAGAGCTACAAACCTCAGTCATTATAATGCAGCTCACAGACAGCCAGATAAATGTTTGTTAGCCTCTTTAATGTGTGGGAGAGGGCTGAGATCTTGATCATTCCAAGGGCTGGCTTGCTTTATAGAGGAGAGCACTCAGAAATGCCCTTACCTCTCCACCAGAATTCTGAAAAGGAATTCTATCCCTCGGGAAGTACCAGAAATCATGTTCCCTTGGCATTCTATCCATTAAAAACACACCCTCCAGCTCTTGCAAAATGAAACCAGCTCTTCTATCTAAATGAATTAAGCCTAACTGCGGAGAAACAATCATGCAATGTAAACTATATAAAAGTTTTTGTGTGTTCAGCAAGGCCAAGGGTCTAGACAATATTTGAAAGGAAGTTGACTATTGTAGAGAAGGCAACACGGAAAAAACATGAGAGTAAGATTAAATGGGTATAGGAAAGTCTCTGAAGAGAAGAGAGTCGGGGGTagaggatatagagaaaatgGACAAGCCaacaagagaaggaagaagagggaggggaaTGGAGTGAAAACTTGGTCAGGGATGGGGCAAAAGAGATGGCCCAAAATAGTGGTCtggttatattttaaatcaataaatctGATTTTACAATAAATGTGGGCCCTGTTTCTATTTGTGTGCACATATaggagtgtgtgtttgtgtgtgtgtgtgtatgtgtatttctgtTAGAATTCTGGGACTTACATTGTGAgacaacccccccccccccccccccccccccccccccccgccaccaTTATTGATCAGTAGCATTCTGAGCTCCAGTAACACAAAAGGTTACTAGGTAGCACAGGAAATGGTGAAAGCAATCTTGCCTGGACAAAACTGAGTCTATTCTGAAACAATGATTGTGGACTTTGGAAAGAATGctactttttttccctctccagtTTACTCTAAACCAGCGATACCAATtaggagaaaatggaaagatatattcactttttaaaaatgtgtctcaaATCCTCATATCTTTGGTCAACAAACTcttcttcaaacatttatttaagatCTTTTTCACCAAGCACCTCTTGTCAGGGTTCCTTTCATGATCCCACAGCTTTGGAAATGGTGGTTCCTAGCTGATTCCATTGAAGGCTGCCAGCTCACAGCCCCTGTCCTCACTCTCTGGAAATGGCTTTCATCAGCTAGCACCCCTGAGCCTCCCTGCAGACCCGGGGGACTCTACTCAGGGAGAGGCACATCACAAGTCACCAACCACACTTGGATGTAGGCCAAGGATTGTACTTAGGCTCACCTGAATGATGTTCCTGAACTTTTTACACCATGGTCTTATTTTAATAGAGTGATCTAGGCAATGATTCCTCCTTGGTATCCTTATCTATGCCCCCACTGGTGTTCTCTAATCTCTTGAATCAAAGATCCTCTCCCGGgatctttgctttcattttttttctgccctgGTCATTGATAGAGTTCCCAGGATTTACATTTGATAATGCTCAGTACTTCTCTTGCTCTCCTTCCGTACTGTGAAAGAAGCTCCCAACAGGTGAAAacaacttgcttttaatttttaaattaaatcaacTAAACAAAGGAGATAATATCTGTTAAAACACTCATAGAACCAGAAAGGGCTATCCAAATGTTAGTCAGGGGCAGCTGGGATGGAATAGAAAGAGCAAAGTCTCTGGCATTTGACAAATCTGGGCTCCAGTCCCAGTTCTGCTACTCGgctctgggcaagtcacttgacccCTCTtggcctgtttcctcacctgttaaACAGAGACCTACCTCACAAGGTAGTAATAGTGAAGATTAATTGTGCAAAAGCACTTTGTAGAGGGTTAGGGGCCATTATTGCCCCTATCAGGACAGACCATCAGCAAACCCGTTTTTTCCTCAGGAGATCAAAGATAACAGTGAAATTAAGAATGCAGAGACAAATCTATATATCTGcagttaattgatttttgacaaggttgCTAGGACCATAAAGTAGGGAAAGAGCAGTCTCTTCAACAgatgtgctgggaaaactggatatccacatgaaaaagaatgaaattggacccctaccTTATACTAGATATAAAAGTTAAATCAAAATGTGTCAAAGCCCTAAATGTAacacctaaaactataaaattcttagacaAAAATGTGGAAATCATGACCTTGGGCTTGGCAATAGATTCTTAGATATAATActaaaagcataagcaacaaaataaaatatagataaatgacacttcatcaaaattaaaaacttttgtgcatcaaaggccattatcaagaaagtgaaaagacaactcacagaatgggaggaaatacttgcaaatcacatatttgaTAATGGTCTAGTATCCGCTATTTATGAAGAACTCTttcaactcaacaacaacaaaacatttaaaaatgggcaggaTTCTTGGTGAGTGGCCAGGTCCCAGCTACAGCAGGGGAGTGGAGGGTGTGGGATGCTGGGGGTGCCCAGCTCTGAAGCTCAGTGTGGGGCCCAAGACTGGGGCCCCCAGCCCTTACAGCTGCTCCATGGGGAGCCCTGTCTGCACCCAGGGCCCTGAGCATTTGCTGAGGCATCTGGCTTGTTGAGGCAGGGGTCCCCAGGTCGGAATCCATGGAGGGCTCTGGGCACCTCTTTCAGTACTGATGGTGCCTCTGGGGAGCATGAGGACCCTGCAGCCCAGGCCTTGTCCTTAGGGTGTGGGAAACTGAAGGTCCCATTGACTGAGGTTGGCTTTTACGCACTTGATGCACTGATATGGTtgggatttgtgtccccacccaaatctcctcttgaattgtaatccctgtaatccccaggtgttgagggagagacctggtgggaggtgattggatcataggggtggttccccatgatgctgttctcatgatagtgagtgagttctcaagagatctgatggttttataaggggctcttcctcctTTGCTTCCTTCACATGCactcttgcctgttgccatgtaagatgtgcctgcttccccttctgctatggttgtaagtttcttgaggcctcctcagtcatgcagagctgagtcagttaaacctcttttctttatcaattacccagtcttgggcagtttttttttttttttgacggagtctcactctattgcccaggctggagtgcaatggtgcgatctcggctcactgcaacctccgcctcccaggttcaagtgattctcctgcctcagcctcccgagtagctgggattacaggcatgcaccaccacacctggctaatttttgtatttttagtagagacagcgcttcatcatgttggtcaggatagtctcaaactcctgacctcgtgatccgctcacctcaggctcctaaagtgctgggattacaggtgtgagccactgcacccggtcgggcagttctttatagcagtgtgagaatggactaatacatgcaCTTTACCTGGGTTATCACATCAGCCCTCACAAGTCCACAGGTAGGTGCTACTAGTACTGTTGTTTATAGGCTGCAGAAAATTTCAATGCTACTTTTGAAGATCAACAAAAGGTAAACAAATTTGCAAGGAATATGAGTAGGATAACAGAGctgaaggaagaaacagaagtaaaaaggaaacaactCCACAATTTAGAAGATGTTTGCAATGACATCATGCTTGCAGATGATGACTGCTTAATGATACCTTATCAAATTGGTGATGTTTTCATTAGCCATTCTCAAGATGAAGCACAAGAAATGTtagaagaagcaaagaaaaattggCAAGAAGAAACTGATGCCTTAGAATCCACAGTGGTACCAATTCAGAGAGTGTTAGCAGATTTGAAACTTCAGTTATATACAAAATTTGGGGGTAACATAAACCTTGAAGCtgatgaaaattaaacattttataatactttaaaattttgtttaacaaACTATAATATtgtttggaaaatagaaaaaaatgggcaaagaacttgaatagatatttctccaaaggagaTATACATACAAATTgcacacaaacatataaaaagatgcccaacatcactgGTCAGCAGGGAggtgcaaatcagaaccacaacaagataccacTTTGCGCCCACtagaatgtttataatttttttcaagaaaatgttggtgaggatgtggagaaattggaaccctcacacACTGCAGGTAGGAACGTAAAATGACACAGCTgccatggaaaacagtttggcagctcctcaaaaagttaaacatagaattaccaaaagacccagcaattccacccaTAGGTGGGAAAAGAATTAAAGCAGGCAATCAAACAAGTACTTGTACATGAttgttcatggcagcactatttCCGGTAgctaaaatgtgaaaacaacccaaatgtacatcgatggattaaaaactaaataaaatgtggtctatccatacaatggaatattattcagccataaaaagaaatgaagcactgatatatgctacaaggtagatgaatcttaaaaataaaaattatgataagtgaaaggagccagacCCAGAAGttcaaatattgcatgattccatttatagaaaatacctgtgataggtaaatccatagggacagaaagcagattagggGTTGCTGGGGGCTCAGGGAAGGGGCAACAAGAAGTGACTCTTTAATGGGTACAGGTTTCAGgtaatgaaaaagttctagaactAGACAGAaatgatgattgcacaacattgtgagtgtactaaatgccactgaattgtacactttgaagTGATCAATTTTATGTTTGTGACTTccacctcaattttttaaaaggggcACAGTGAGGGAAAACAGGGGACTAAAGCTAAGGCTAAAAGCTTGGCAGGGTTGTATTCCTTAGCTTATCACCTTCCTACTCCTCCCTTCTTTCCAACTTCCAGAAATTTCTTGAAAGTGTCCATCTAGCCACTCTCCCTGTCTTCCTCAGATGCCCTTTGCCTTCAAAATCCAATTTTTTCCATCACCATGGAAAGGGTCTTATCAAATCCTTCACGCTGAGAGATTAGTAACTCAAAGTATTAACACCTCTGTGGCCTACAAGCCTATTCCTTTGTTTAATACATGCATTTGGAAAGCAGACAAGGAGAAAAAGGACAATGCTTATCTTAAAGTAAGGAATAAAACATGGTGGCAGTTTCAGCACCCACAGTAGGGTAAAATTGGAGAGGGAGGAAGCCTTACAGGCACCCCACAGAGCCTACCAAGTAGCTACCACCTACTCCATTTGTGCATC
The sequence above is drawn from the Theropithecus gelada isolate Dixy chromosome X, Tgel_1.0, whole genome shotgun sequence genome and encodes:
- the LOC112616238 gene encoding prefoldin subunit 4-like, which encodes MRVRLNGYRKVSEEKRVGGRGYRENGQANKRRKKREGNGVKTCTDGASGEHEDPAAQALSLGCGKLKVPLTEAAENFNATFEDQQKVNKFARNMSRITELKEETEVKRKQLHNLEDVCNDIMLADDDCLMIPYQIGDVFISHSQDEAQEMLEEAKKNWQEETDALESTVVPIQRVLADLKLQLYTKFGGNINLEADEN